From a single Candidatus Sulfotelmatobacter sp. genomic region:
- a CDS encoding cyanophycinase, with protein MLKTNRLVLKTKLRRLLPLLLAACAANLAHAESSRYFRLGNKEDAQTKPMAGIAMMGGGSDLDEAFRWLCDRGNGGDFLILRARGDDGYDSYVNGLCKANSVATLIIPDREAAGEPRVADIIRKAEVVFIAGGDQANYIRGWKGTAVETAINDDIAAGKPIGGTSAGLAMLGEFVYGALGDKPDDKDLASTDVLPNPYFERVTLVRDFLKVPHLENLITDSHFAKRNRMGRTLVFLARIMKDGWSASPREVAIDEKSAVLVEKDGKARVVGMGEGAYFLRPTHAPEICEQGAALTFRGIGVYQVPAGGRFDLVSWTGEGGAGYTVSVEAGKISSARPSR; from the coding sequence GTGCTCAAAACCAATCGGCTGGTGCTGAAAACCAAGCTGCGACGCCTTCTGCCGCTATTGCTCGCGGCATGCGCCGCAAATCTGGCGCATGCCGAATCCTCCAGGTATTTTCGGCTCGGAAATAAGGAAGACGCTCAGACTAAGCCCATGGCGGGCATCGCCATGATGGGCGGAGGGAGCGACCTGGACGAGGCCTTTCGGTGGTTGTGCGATCGGGGCAATGGCGGGGACTTTCTGATTCTGCGGGCCCGGGGAGACGACGGTTACGATTCGTATGTGAACGGGCTGTGCAAGGCGAATTCGGTGGCGACGCTGATTATTCCGGATCGGGAGGCCGCGGGAGAGCCGCGGGTGGCAGACATTATTCGCAAGGCGGAGGTCGTTTTTATTGCGGGAGGAGATCAGGCGAACTACATTCGCGGATGGAAGGGCACGGCCGTCGAGACGGCGATCAACGACGACATCGCGGCGGGCAAGCCGATTGGCGGGACCAGCGCGGGGTTGGCGATGCTTGGGGAGTTTGTTTACGGGGCCCTCGGCGACAAGCCGGACGATAAGGATCTGGCGTCGACGGATGTTTTGCCGAATCCTTATTTTGAGCGAGTGACATTGGTGCGGGATTTCCTGAAGGTTCCGCATCTGGAGAATCTGATCACAGATTCGCATTTTGCCAAACGCAATCGCATGGGACGGACGCTGGTATTTCTGGCGCGCATTATGAAGGATGGATGGAGCGCGTCGCCGCGTGAAGTGGCGATCGACGAGAAGTCAGCCGTGCTGGTAGAGAAAGATGGAAAGGCTCGCGTGGTGGGCATGGGAGAAGGCGCCTATTTTTTGCGTCCCACACACGCGCCGGAAATTTGCGAGCAGGGCGCGGCGCTTACGTTTCGCGGGATCGGCGTGTACCAGGTGCCGGCAGGCGGGCGGTTTGATTTAGTTTCGTGGACGGGCGAGGGTGGCGCGGGTTATACGGTATCGGTGGAGGCTGGCAAAATTTCGAGTGCCCGGCCTTCGAGGTAA
- a CDS encoding putative metal-dependent hydrolase encodes MNDLRYPVGKFHFNAGLTEEQKQSALDDIARTPANLRAAIQGLTESQLDKPYRPDGWTVRQVVHHVPDSHLNAYVRFKLALTEDEPTIKPYAEDRWAELADTKATPVGVSLSLLESLHDRWIRLLRSLSPNDWQRTFRHPELGAMTLEKTLALYAWHGRHHVAHITSLRERSGW; translated from the coding sequence ATGAACGATCTGCGCTATCCCGTTGGCAAGTTTCACTTCAACGCCGGTCTCACCGAGGAGCAGAAACAATCCGCTCTCGACGACATTGCCCGCACGCCGGCGAATTTGCGCGCCGCGATTCAAGGACTTACCGAATCGCAGCTCGACAAGCCCTATCGGCCGGACGGATGGACGGTGCGGCAGGTTGTGCATCACGTGCCGGACAGCCACCTGAATGCGTACGTGCGGTTCAAGCTGGCGCTAACTGAAGATGAGCCGACGATCAAGCCGTATGCGGAAGACCGCTGGGCGGAACTCGCTGACACGAAGGCGACTCCCGTCGGGGTCTCACTGAGCCTGCTGGAATCCTTGCACGACCGCTGGATACGGCTGCTGCGGTCGCTCTCCCCCAACGACTGGCAGCGTACCTTCCGCCATCCGGAGCTGGGTGCGATGACGCTGGAGAAGACTCTGGCGCTCTATGCCTGGCATGGCCGCCATCACGTGGCGCATATCACGAGTCTGCGGGAAAGGAGCGGTTGGTAG
- the vapB gene encoding type II toxin-antitoxin system VapB family antitoxin yields MPKPDIAKLFQNGRSQAVRLPKEFRFEGDRVRIRRVQQGVLLEPLIPDTSRWFEALDQFNSERFMSRGRRQPRTPKRKIF; encoded by the coding sequence ATGCCCAAGCCCGACATCGCCAAACTCTTCCAAAACGGACGCAGCCAAGCCGTCCGCCTGCCCAAAGAATTTCGTTTCGAGGGAGACCGCGTGCGCATCCGCCGAGTCCAGCAAGGAGTCCTGCTTGAGCCGCTAATCCCGGACACGTCGCGCTGGTTTGAGGCACTGGACCAATTTAACTCCGAGCGGTTTATGTCTCGCGGACGCCGCCAGCCCCGCACACCGAAGCGGAAAATTTTCTAG
- a CDS encoding type II toxin-antitoxin system VapC family toxin encodes MDYLLDTNACIALINGTSAGVRTRVKKASDGGARILVSSISTFELWYGVRKSTKQEFNRKRLEAFLSGPILVLPFEDADSRAAGTLRAALEASGKRIGAYDLLIGGQALRHQLTLVTANVSEFPRVKGLLWEDWAKP; translated from the coding sequence GTGGACTACCTGCTGGATACCAACGCCTGCATTGCCCTGATCAACGGTACTTCGGCAGGAGTCCGCACTCGCGTGAAAAAAGCGTCAGACGGAGGTGCGCGAATTCTGGTATCGTCTATCTCAACTTTCGAACTGTGGTATGGCGTGCGCAAGAGCACGAAGCAGGAGTTCAATCGTAAGCGCCTCGAGGCCTTTTTGTCCGGCCCGATTCTCGTGCTTCCTTTCGAAGACGCCGACTCCCGCGCAGCAGGCACCCTTCGGGCAGCCCTCGAAGCCTCCGGCAAACGGATTGGAGCGTATGACCTTTTAATTGGAGGACAGGCATTGCGTCATCAGTTGACACTGGTCACCGCCAACGTTTCCGAGTTCCCGCGCGTGAAAGGGCTCCTGTGGGAAGATTGGGCGAAGCCGTAA
- a CDS encoding radical SAM protein: protein MRKPIKYVEKAAVIAAQGTWAVFDRLNRIKPNPSPTPKWSEKPLLKSYEKSKPPLGWPRSTDSLCPKCVPEIRQQILDGHLPHEVLMNEKVGEIKATIVERDGKILMVKDCPTHGHFEDVMSIDTEFSKHLEDVFPGRDIKAHNDEHLHHHGSSTVKYGRGSVLTIDLTNRCNMMCDPCFMDANQVGFVHELTWEEIKTMLDNAITIKPRRQMSVQFSGGEPTLSPYFLDAVRYARKVGYNSVQAATNGIEFAKSFEFAQQAVEAGMRYAYLQFDGIGNAANAHRLVGNLFDVKLKAIENLHKAGCEIVPVVTIVNGINNEQVGRIIKFALDNPKTISFLSFQPVSFTGRDEAVTDDRRAAQRYTLSHLAHDVKNQTGLGEPTRDWFPISFMGTFSDWADLMHVNDPKNDWGQLSCGCHPNCGTGMAVMIDKETKEAVPVTAFLKGDQLAKDIAKVNDAARGKFWTGFGMALCLMKNYDPYQAPTHFKLMDLLKKFDKNYHITGKNYGKVGPDRTIDDVMKRRTSDRWNFLFIAGMWFQDLFNYDFRRTEQCIIPYATQEGEISFCAYNTGVGWRNIIEKMHMTATLTKWYEEHGRHEIFAGGKKVNMEQPETATEYLKLREEIVTNELQRDLDSKGIAKNAREEKIRARDAKQKAAAEKSSLVAKDARNGAPEARGAEKNDEAYNARMASLYREVVLKEKPVVAENGFIPLGALTKTNGGIAPAPKPEIAKPEVAEPVAGD from the coding sequence ATGCGCAAGCCGATCAAGTACGTAGAAAAAGCAGCCGTCATTGCCGCTCAAGGGACTTGGGCCGTGTTCGATCGCTTGAACCGGATCAAGCCGAATCCGTCGCCCACGCCGAAGTGGTCGGAAAAGCCGCTGCTGAAGTCGTACGAGAAGTCGAAGCCGCCGCTGGGCTGGCCGCGCTCGACCGATTCGCTATGCCCGAAGTGTGTGCCGGAGATCCGGCAGCAGATTCTCGACGGGCATCTGCCGCATGAAGTGCTGATGAATGAGAAGGTCGGCGAGATCAAGGCCACCATCGTCGAAAGAGACGGAAAGATTTTGATGGTGAAAGATTGCCCGACGCACGGTCACTTCGAAGACGTGATGTCGATCGACACGGAGTTCTCGAAGCATCTTGAAGACGTGTTTCCCGGCCGCGACATCAAGGCGCATAACGACGAGCATCTGCATCACCACGGGTCTTCCACGGTGAAATATGGTCGCGGCTCGGTGCTGACGATCGATCTGACCAACCGCTGCAACATGATGTGCGATCCCTGCTTCATGGACGCGAACCAGGTTGGCTTCGTCCACGAACTCACGTGGGAAGAAATCAAGACGATGCTCGACAACGCCATCACCATCAAGCCGCGCCGGCAGATGAGTGTGCAGTTCTCCGGCGGCGAGCCGACGTTGTCGCCGTACTTCCTTGACGCCGTGCGCTACGCGCGCAAGGTCGGATACAACTCCGTGCAGGCCGCAACCAACGGAATTGAATTTGCGAAGAGCTTTGAATTCGCGCAGCAGGCGGTCGAAGCCGGCATGCGCTATGCGTATCTGCAATTCGACGGCATTGGCAACGCCGCGAATGCGCATCGCCTCGTCGGAAACTTGTTCGATGTGAAATTGAAGGCGATTGAAAACCTGCACAAAGCCGGATGCGAAATCGTTCCAGTTGTGACGATCGTCAACGGCATCAACAACGAGCAGGTCGGAAGAATCATCAAGTTCGCGCTCGACAATCCGAAAACAATCAGCTTCCTCAGCTTCCAGCCGGTCAGCTTCACCGGCCGCGACGAAGCCGTCACCGACGACCGCCGCGCCGCGCAGCGCTACACGCTGAGCCATCTCGCGCACGACGTAAAAAATCAAACCGGCCTGGGCGAGCCCACCCGCGACTGGTTCCCGATTTCATTCATGGGAACCTTTAGCGACTGGGCCGACCTGATGCACGTCAACGACCCAAAAAACGACTGGGGGCAACTATCTTGTGGTTGCCACCCGAATTGCGGGACTGGCATGGCTGTCATGATTGACAAGGAAACCAAGGAGGCTGTGCCGGTCACGGCGTTCTTGAAGGGCGATCAGCTTGCCAAGGACATTGCGAAGGTGAATGATGCGGCGCGCGGTAAGTTCTGGACGGGATTTGGAATGGCTTTGTGTTTGATGAAGAACTACGATCCGTATCAGGCGCCGACGCATTTCAAGCTGATGGATCTTTTGAAAAAGTTCGACAAGAATTATCACATCACGGGAAAAAACTACGGCAAGGTGGGACCGGACAGGACGATCGACGACGTGATGAAGCGGCGCACGAGCGATCGCTGGAACTTTTTGTTCATCGCGGGGATGTGGTTTCAGGACCTGTTCAATTACGACTTCCGGCGGACGGAGCAGTGCATTATTCCGTACGCGACGCAGGAAGGCGAGATTTCGTTCTGCGCTTACAACACGGGCGTGGGCTGGCGGAACATCATCGAGAAGATGCACATGACGGCCACGCTGACCAAGTGGTACGAGGAGCACGGACGACATGAAATCTTTGCCGGCGGCAAGAAAGTGAACATGGAGCAGCCAGAGACGGCGACGGAGTATCTGAAGCTGCGCGAAGAGATCGTGACCAATGAACTGCAACGCGATCTCGACAGCAAAGGCATCGCGAAGAATGCGCGCGAGGAAAAAATTCGCGCGCGGGATGCGAAGCAGAAGGCTGCCGCCGAGAAGTCCTCGCTTGTCGCAAAGGACGCGAGAAATGGGGCACCCGAGGCGCGAGGGGCGGAGAAGAACGACGAAGCCTATAACGCGCGGATGGCTTCGCTGTATCGCGAAGTCGTGCTGAAAGAGAAGCCGGTCGTGGCTGAGAATGGGTTTATTCCGCTCGGCGCTCTCACTAAGACGAATGGCGGCATTGCTCCTGCGCCGAAGCCGGAAATAGCGAAGCCGGAAGTAGCGGAGCCGGTGGCGGGGGATTGA